A genomic segment from Nicotiana tabacum cultivar K326 chromosome 7, ASM71507v2, whole genome shotgun sequence encodes:
- the LOC107829894 gene encoding formin-like protein 11 yields MGHYHGSRILLHFLVIITFILVSFCCTHILFGDVSLNAAKYLTSIHGFKELHYLDKNGDGKESESGKISGEKQVFIVEKFRTLLGLRNFNSRNGDFAYFSTSPSPSPSPSIAPEAPAPAPRIHRHSHRHSHHNPFIPAGLRIKEKRRKNTSTRVLAAVLVSAGISTALCAIALFFGCKKFRKQRKKTTRSVSLFSSEAGSVCRSRYASSQNSVKKVSSDPGPDLFYLDSLEVALESSEPICLKQNSVTEKIYSSENIANSTVSDKAESEQEIRVSKPDDDNKCSSVGEIVCIYESADAAKCEIDDCNSSTDNKIVPEEAHSSDDELFHSLCNSRSSSTRLSNVSASSLIDTSEFMPQDESKVSHCSTSSSTHLPTPPPPPPPPPFSSFRSQSPCWSTASSVKMKAKVLSHAPLHIEASTGNSGSSSGSNQTPENDLSQSPLNPVGRIPPPPCPPPFAKGSSTNSSKGPPPPPCLPFQHLAVGKDGSPLPKLKPLHWDKVRAASDRKTVWDKLRPSSFEFDEEMIESLFGYNLHNSMKTDEGKSKTPSPSKHVLDPKRLQNISILSKALGVAVEQVCEALIKGNGLCLPQLEALAKMVPTKEEEDKLSSYKGDINELGSAEKFVMAMLKVPFAFLRIEAMLYRETFDDDVHLLKKSFSMLEEACKELRSSRLFLKLLEAVLKTGNRMNIGTIRGGARAFKLDALLKLSDVKGTDGKTTLLHFVVQEIIRSEGLKVSQSIMGKIDQKRKSKTIQDREEDYKRMGLDLVSGLGTELCNVKKTATMDLDVIASSVSNLSEGMNKIKALVTNDLPAVEKNGGNFVHSMTAFLNYAERKLRELQEDENRVLLRVREVTEYFHGNVSKEESNPLRIFVIVRDFLGMLDHVCKELRSSKTPNSPNPLAPFR; encoded by the exons ATGGGACATTATCATGGTTCTAGGATTCTTTTACACTTTCTCGTCATTATCACTTTCATTCTTGTATCTTTTTGCTGTACACACATTTTGTTTGGTGATGTATCATTGAATGCTGCAAAGTACTTGACTAGTATTCATGGTTTTAAAGAGCTACATTATTTGGATAAAAATGGGGATGGGAAAGAAAGTGAAAGTGGGAAGATCTCTGGAGAAAAGCAAGTCTTTATTGTGGAAAAGTTCAGAACTTTACTTGGACTGAGGAACTTCAACTCAAGAAATGGTGATTTTGCATATTTTTCAacatcaccttcaccttctccatcACCTTCAATTGCACCTGAAGCTCCAGCTCCAGCCCCACGGATTCATCGGCATTCTCATCGACACTCTCATCACAATCCCTTTATCCCAGCTGGCCTTAGGATAaaggagaaaaggagaaaaaataccAGTACTAGAGTTTTAGCAGCTGTTCTTGTTTCTGCTGGGATTTCAACTGCATTGTGTGCAATTGCCCTTTTCTTTGGCTGCAAAAAGTTcagaaaacaaagaaagaaaacaacaagatCAGTGTCACTATTCAGCAGTGAAGCAGGAAGTGTATGTAGATCAAGGTATGCTAGTTCTCAGAATTCAGTTAAGAAGGTAAGTTCTGATCCAGGCCCTGACCTCTTTTACCTTGATTCACTAGAAGTTGCTCTAGAATCATCAGAACCAATTTGCTTAAAACAAAATTCTGTAACTGAAAAGATTTACTCAAGTGAAAATATAGCCAACAGTACAGTGAGTGACAAAGCAGAATCAGAGCAGGAGATCAGAGTGTCAAAGCCTGATGATGATAATAAATGCTCAAGTGTTGGAGAAATTGTGTGTATATATGAGAGTGCTGATGCAGCGAAGTGTGAAATTGATGATTGTAACTCTTCCACTGATAACAAAATAGTTCCTGAGGAAGCTCATTCATCAGATGATGAATTATTTCATTCTTTGTGTAATTCGCGTTCATCTAGTACTAGACTATCCAATGTTTCAGCTAGTAGTCTTATTGATACCTCAGAATTTATGCCTCAAGATGAATCAAAAGTATCACATTGTTCTACATCCTCCTCAACACATTTGCCAACTCCACCCCCTCCACCTCCACCGCCTCCTTTTTCTTCATTTCGATCACAATCTCCTTGTTGGTCTACAGCTTCTTCAGTGAAAATGAAGGCTAAAGTTCTAAGTCATGCTCCATTGCATATTGAAGCATCCACTGGAAATTCAGGTTCTTCTTCAGGATCAAACCAAACTCCGGAAAATGACTTGTCACAATCACCTCTAAATCCTGTAGGACGAATTCCTCCCCCACCTTGTCCTCCTCCATTTGCAAAAGGAAGTAGCACTAATTCTTCAAAAGGCCCGCCTCCGCCACCGTGTTTGCCTTTCCAACACTTGGCAGTAGGCAAAGATGGAAGTCCACTCCCAAAATTGAAACCACTTCACTGGGACAAAGTAAGAGCTGCATCAGACCGCAAGACTGTTTGGGACAAGCTGAGACCAAGCTCGTTCGA ATTTGATGAGGAAATGATTGAGTCACTATTTGGTTACAATCTGCACAATTCAATGAAGACCGATGAAGGGAAAAGCAAAACTCCATCTCCAAGCAAGCATGTTCTTGATCCTAAAAGACTACAGAACATAAGCATACTATCCAAAGCTTTGGGTGTGGCTGTTGAACAAGTTTGTGAAGCACTAATAAAAG GAAATGGTTTGTGTTTGCCACAACTGGAGGCTCTTGCTAAAATGGTACCTACTAAAGAAGAAGAGGACAAACTCTCAAGTTATAAAGGAGATATCAATGAACTAGGGTCAGCTGAGAAGTTTGTAATGGCAATGCTTAAGGTTCCATTTGCATTCTTGAGAATTGAAGCCATGCTTTATCGCGAAACATTTGATGATGATGTTCATCTTCTCAAAAAGTCTTTCTCTATGCTAGAG GAAGCCTGCAAGGAACTCAGATCAAGCCGACTGTTCTTAAAATTGCTAGAAGCAGTGTTGAAAACTGGAAATAGGATGAACATTGGGACGATAAGAGGAGGAGCCAGAGCATTCAAACTTGATGCATTACTTAAACTATCCGATGTGAAAGGAACTGATGGAAAAACCACACTACTTCATTTTGTCGTTCAAGAAATCATTCGATCAGAAGGCTTGAAAGTATCCCAAAGCATAATGGGAAAGATAGACCAGAAACGCAAGAGTAAAACAATCCAAGACAGAGAGGAAGACTACAAAAGGATGGGTCTTGATCTTGTTTCTGGTCTAGGCACTGAGCTATGCAATGTCAAGAAAACAGCCACAATGGACTTGGATGTAATAGCAAGTTCAGTCTCAAATCTATCAGAAGGAATGAACAAGATAAAAGCACTAGTAACAAATGACTTGCCTGCAGTTGAAAAGAATGGTGGTAATTTTGTGCACTCAATGACAGCATTCTTGAATTATGCAGAAAGGAAACTAAGGGAATTGCAGGAAGACGAGAATCGAGTTCTATTACGTGTTAGAGAAGTCACAGAATACTTCCATGGAAATGTGAGCAAAGAAGAATCCAACCCTCTTCGGATTTTTGTGATTGTGAGAGATTTCTTGGGCATGTTAGATCATGTATGCAAAGAGCTTAGAAGCTCGAAAACTCCCAATAGTCCTAACCCTTTAGCTCCATTTCGATAG